The window GCCGGGCTTCCTCGCCAGCGATGCCTCCACCGTTCCGCTGCGGCGCTTCCTGCGCAGCCGCAACCTGCGCTCCTACGGCTGGGCTCAGGGCCGCAACTTGGGGCCCCGGGAAGGGGTCGAGGAGCGCATGCTGGAGCGCATGCTGGATCTCCACCAGCGGCACGGACAGCCGGTCAGCGTGGTGGGCTGGAGCCTCGGTGGCATCTACGCCCGAGAGCTCGCCTGGAAGGCTCCGGAAGCCGTCCGCCAGGTGATCACCCTCGGCAGTCCCTTCGCCGGCGATCCCCGCGCCAACCGTCCCTGGCGGCTCTTCGAATGGCTCAGCGGACGGACCGTCGACGGCCTCGAAGCGGAGATGATGGACCGCCTGCGACGACCGCCGCCGGTGCCCGCCACCGCCATCTTCAGCCGTAGCGACGGAGTCGCCGCCTGGCAGTGCTGCATCGAGAGCTACGGCCCCCAAAGCGAGAGCATCGAGGTGGTGGGCAGTCACCTGGGGCTCGGGTACAACCCTCTGGTGCTCTACGCTGTGGCGGACCGCCTGGCCCAGCCCGCGGACCGTTGGCGTCCCTTCCAGCGCACCGGCATCAAACGCTACTTCTACGACAAGCCGCTACGCCGCCGCGATCAGCCCGTCCCCGGTCGTTCGTCC is drawn from Acidobacteriota bacterium and contains these coding sequences:
- a CDS encoding alpha/beta hydrolase, with the translated sequence MSSSLKPPSNLLLLAEGRMVYEAAAGLLAWPLLRKAPEGDGHPVLVLPGFLASDASTVPLRRFLRSRNLRSYGWAQGRNLGPREGVEERMLERMLDLHQRHGQPVSVVGWSLGGIYARELAWKAPEAVRQVITLGSPFAGDPRANRPWRLFEWLSGRTVDGLEAEMMDRLRRPPPVPATAIFSRSDGVAAWQCCIESYGPQSESIEVVGSHLGLGYNPLVLYAVADRLAQPADRWRPFQRTGIKRYFYDKPLRRRDQPVPGRSST